A genomic window from Paenibacillus sp. FSL K6-0276 includes:
- a CDS encoding stalk domain-containing protein, protein MAVMSVPQVISAAPSSAKLSGIKEIVATPGFWGGSSFALGTDGTVWSWGSNVFGQFANGTAGPEGWTITPHSIAKLEHTKQLEIGGAYIVALNEDGTVKAWGDYRDKSAPEAGNGVSAKQHKVLLPQVISGMTDVVSIASGIHNTLALRKDGSVLQWNPPETTDVGFTELPAATKVQGLSEVKWVGNSDYQAAIRTNGTLWLWSANPQIENTKAVKKPTPVKDLYHVKSVSMSWRSILALTETGSVWATVDVNNNNEIMMKKMTGLSGIVSVQTKDGFNLVANKKGEYWVWKAGTLMQGLQKITLVKPISKLTLDLGGFVAVKKDGTVWTWSTNYITDRKWVFTQPKQIKGLSNPVSFTTGENSKYAVLKDGTAVAWGTNMFGQLGISALDSRPFTVSPILKPVTVIVDGKKIDSAQSAIFLDGSVRVPIREVAESLGYTLSWDGDMTLSKEGKKIIFKEEAIKVSYTSLVPAAALAKALGVTAEWNSTLYQLTLQTKR, encoded by the coding sequence ATGGCTGTTATGTCAGTCCCGCAAGTGATAAGTGCGGCTCCATCATCAGCTAAGCTGAGTGGAATTAAGGAGATCGTTGCTACGCCTGGCTTTTGGGGCGGAAGCTCCTTCGCACTGGGAACCGACGGAACCGTTTGGTCTTGGGGAAGCAATGTTTTTGGACAATTTGCAAATGGAACTGCAGGTCCTGAAGGTTGGACGATTACTCCCCATAGCATTGCAAAGCTTGAACATACGAAGCAACTAGAGATCGGTGGAGCTTATATTGTAGCGCTGAACGAAGACGGGACGGTTAAAGCTTGGGGAGATTACCGGGACAAGAGTGCTCCAGAAGCAGGCAATGGGGTAAGCGCTAAACAGCATAAGGTGCTGCTTCCTCAGGTTATCTCTGGGATGACCGATGTAGTCAGTATAGCTTCAGGCATACACAATACCTTAGCTTTGAGAAAGGATGGAAGCGTACTCCAGTGGAATCCTCCAGAAACCACTGATGTAGGTTTTACAGAGTTGCCTGCTGCTACCAAGGTTCAGGGTTTAAGTGAGGTAAAGTGGGTCGGTAACAGTGACTATCAGGCCGCGATTCGCACTAACGGTACCCTTTGGCTTTGGAGCGCTAACCCACAAATAGAGAATACAAAAGCGGTGAAGAAGCCGACCCCAGTCAAGGATTTATATCATGTGAAGTCCGTTTCTATGAGCTGGAGGAGTATACTGGCGTTAACTGAGACTGGAAGTGTCTGGGCAACGGTTGATGTGAACAATAATAACGAAATAATGATGAAAAAGATGACGGGTCTTTCGGGAATTGTATCTGTTCAGACAAAAGACGGGTTCAACCTTGTTGCCAATAAAAAAGGAGAATACTGGGTATGGAAAGCTGGTACCTTAATGCAAGGGCTGCAAAAGATCACACTCGTAAAGCCGATCTCCAAACTTACGCTGGATTTAGGTGGGTTTGTAGCGGTTAAGAAAGATGGCACCGTGTGGACATGGAGTACTAATTATATAACCGACAGAAAATGGGTCTTCACTCAGCCTAAGCAAATCAAAGGCTTGAGTAATCCGGTTTCTTTTACCACGGGGGAAAATAGTAAATATGCAGTATTGAAAGATGGAACAGCTGTGGCCTGGGGGACGAATATGTTTGGTCAACTTGGAATCAGTGCGCTTGATTCACGTCCTTTTACTGTATCTCCTATATTGAAGCCTGTTACTGTAATCGTGGATGGGAAGAAAATCGACTCCGCGCAGTCTGCTATATTCTTGGATGGAAGTGTAAGAGTACCCATCAGGGAAGTGGCGGAAAGTCTGGGCTATACCCTCTCATGGGACGGAGATATGACGCTCTCGAAAGAAGGCAAGAAAATCATCTTTAAGGAGGAGGCTATTAAAGTAAGTTATACTTCACTTGTTCCAGCGGCAGCTTTGGCTAAGGCACTAGGTGTTACTGCAGAGTGGAATAGTACACTGTACCAATTAACTTTACAAACAAAAAGATGA
- a CDS encoding TIGR00730 family Rossman fold protein, translating into MAFTICVFAGSNPGLNSEYTEMARELGYHIAAQGCRLVYGGSRNGLMGQVADGVLANGGEVVGIMPVDLFKDEIRHSGLTNLIEVSTMHERKAVMSGMADAFISLPGGLGTFDELFEILCWMQIGIHQKPVGLLNIRGYFNPLLAMITHSVSEGFAPKNALNMLHMNSDPEYLLELMRGQVDHSNEGNRNARFPSQR; encoded by the coding sequence ATGGCTTTTACAATATGTGTGTTCGCCGGATCGAATCCAGGTCTTAACTCAGAATATACGGAAATGGCTAGAGAATTGGGTTATCATATAGCTGCACAAGGTTGTAGGTTGGTTTATGGAGGTTCAAGAAATGGCCTTATGGGACAGGTGGCGGACGGAGTGTTGGCAAATGGTGGTGAAGTGGTTGGCATCATGCCGGTGGATCTTTTTAAAGATGAAATCAGGCATTCCGGGCTAACGAATCTGATTGAGGTCTCTACTATGCATGAACGTAAGGCAGTTATGAGCGGTATGGCGGATGCGTTTATTTCCTTGCCGGGTGGCCTTGGAACCTTTGATGAGTTATTTGAAATCCTATGCTGGATGCAGATTGGGATTCATCAGAAGCCCGTAGGGCTGCTGAATATAAGAGGTTATTTTAATCCGCTGCTAGCCATGATCACTCATAGTGTAAGCGAAGGGTTTGCTCCAAAAAATGCGCTGAATATGTTACATATGAACTCAGATCCCGAATATTTGCTTGAACTGATGAGAGGTCAAGTTGATCATAGTAATGAAGGGAATAGGAATGCTAGATTTCCATCACAGCGCTAA
- a CDS encoding response regulator, with product MEIVGEARNGELALRLIEETAPQIIISDIRIPVIDGITLMKEVLPKNSKLVFIFISGYGEFEYAREALRQGAFDYLLKPIDHDELVEMLQRAKTRLDEQKENDQMMHSVQMLSMLARERMFAEITLGNARPLEHLKWLENSELEGGYFMAVVQLDDYSTLTGQWSVEEKRFCCLRSVILLKSGRWSMECLQFSLFITESGYCSFLDL from the coding sequence ATGGAGATTGTGGGAGAGGCTCGTAATGGAGAACTGGCCCTCCGATTAATAGAAGAAACCGCACCGCAAATTATAATCAGCGACATTCGCATACCAGTGATTGACGGGATCACTTTAATGAAGGAAGTATTACCAAAGAATTCTAAACTAGTATTTATCTTCATAAGTGGTTATGGAGAGTTCGAATATGCAAGGGAAGCATTGCGTCAAGGAGCCTTTGATTATTTGCTGAAACCTATCGACCATGACGAACTGGTTGAAATGCTACAACGAGCGAAAACTAGGCTGGATGAGCAGAAAGAGAACGATCAGATGATGCATTCCGTGCAGATGCTGTCGATGCTCGCGCGTGAACGGATGTTTGCTGAAATCACTTTGGGGAATGCACGGCCGCTTGAGCACCTCAAATGGCTGGAGAACAGTGAACTTGAAGGTGGATATTTCATGGCTGTTGTCCAATTGGATGATTATTCCACGCTGACCGGGCAGTGGAGTGTGGAAGAAAAACGATTTTGCTGTTTGCGATCCGTAATATTGTTGAAGAGTGGTCGCTGGAGCATGGAGTGCTTACAGTTTTCCCTTTTCATAACGGAGAGTGGGTATTGCTCTTTCCTGGATCTTTAA
- a CDS encoding AraC family transcriptional regulator, with translation MEKAKYILQSSNVKVYQIAPLVGYQDPRYFTQVFKKVSGQTPTEYREEFAKQAN, from the coding sequence ATGGAGAAGGCGAAATATATATTGCAAAGTAGTAACGTAAAGGTGTATCAGATCGCTCCGCTTGTTGGTTATCAGGACCCACGATATTTTACCCAGGTCTTTAAGAAAGTTAGTGGTCAGACACCTACGGAATACCGGGAAGAGTTCGCGAAGCAGGCCAATTAA
- a CDS encoding fatty acid desaturase, whose protein sequence is MTTKQTSQLSSLKKSVAPYEKNDRNASIRQLINTLGPLVLLWGGAYFSLSVSYWLTLLLAIPAAGFVIRTFIIFHDCTHGSFFKNRRANDIIGTITGVLTLVPYRQWKHSHSIHHASSSNLDKRGIGDIWIMTVDEYEAASFWKRLYYRIYRNPLVMFGIGPIAVFMIQYRFNAKGARRKERMNTYLTNISIAALYGLLIWAIGWQAFIMVQLPIAFVSGFLGIWLFYVQHQFEDSYFENESEWSYVMAAVEGSSYYKLPKLLQWITGNIGFHHVHHLSPKVPNYNLEKAHNATPPLQKATTITLSSSLKALHFRLWDEENKCFISFKEVKSRLSKPKVAGEVLQVHKTRLQGE, encoded by the coding sequence ATGACTACCAAACAGACATCACAGCTCTCCAGTCTTAAAAAAAGTGTTGCCCCATACGAAAAAAATGACCGAAACGCGAGCATAAGACAGCTCATCAATACTTTAGGGCCGCTTGTCCTGTTATGGGGCGGAGCTTACTTTTCTTTATCCGTTTCTTATTGGCTCACACTTTTGTTGGCCATTCCTGCAGCAGGATTTGTAATTCGAACTTTTATTATTTTCCATGATTGTACTCATGGATCGTTCTTTAAGAACCGTAGAGCGAATGACATTATCGGAACCATTACAGGTGTATTAACACTTGTTCCTTATCGGCAGTGGAAGCATAGCCATTCGATTCATCACGCCAGCTCCAGTAACCTCGATAAAAGAGGGATTGGCGATATATGGATTATGACTGTCGACGAATATGAAGCAGCTTCATTCTGGAAACGCCTTTATTACCGGATTTACCGTAATCCACTCGTGATGTTCGGAATAGGACCTATTGCTGTATTTATGATTCAGTATCGGTTTAATGCTAAAGGGGCTAGACGTAAAGAGCGGATGAATACCTATTTAACGAATATATCTATCGCGGCTCTCTATGGTTTGCTTATTTGGGCCATCGGCTGGCAAGCCTTTATCATGGTGCAGTTGCCTATAGCTTTTGTATCTGGTTTTCTCGGAATATGGTTGTTCTATGTTCAGCATCAGTTCGAGGATTCCTACTTCGAGAATGAATCGGAGTGGAGTTATGTTATGGCTGCAGTAGAAGGAAGCTCATATTACAAGCTCCCTAAGCTGCTGCAATGGATCACAGGGAACATCGGGTTCCACCATGTCCATCACTTAAGTCCGAAGGTACCCAACTATAATTTAGAAAAAGCACATAACGCTACACCACCTCTGCAAAAGGCGACGACCATAACGCTTAGTTCTAGCCTGAAGGCTCTACACTTCCGTCTTTGGGATGAGGAGAATAAGTGCTTCATCAGCTTTAAAGAGGTGAAATCGAGACTAAGCAAACCGAAGGTAGCAGGAGAAGTCCTACAAGTTCATAAGACTAGACTCCAGGGAGAATAA
- a CDS encoding sensor histidine kinase has protein sequence MQKWHHIFHKSTGLSPYVWVVFYILPFYFIFRSSSTYQVVSGIVMIAVFFVCYVLSFVSKGWLVYFWTSVQILVSITMTLFFGYMYFALFLAFFIGNIQNRVGFFTLYSIHLLTTIITINYELLSRNSVFISQLPFVLVSMIAVILLPINTYNRNNQEKLQDQLEDANKRISDLVKIEERQRISRDLHDTLGQKLSLIGLKSDLAGKLIDSNPSQAKAEINDVRQTARSALKEVREMVTRMRGIRLEDELIHIQQFLAAAEIDYMLEGNPKLTNTSLITENVLSMCIKEAVTNVVKHSGAKSCSILIEPSRTDLVIKVKDDGTGIPGNDLYFKGHGLQGMRERLEFVNGCMDIVRDGGTTIVIKVPNAFHHQEQEVIL, from the coding sequence ATGCAGAAGTGGCATCATATTTTTCATAAAAGCACAGGTCTCAGCCCTTATGTGTGGGTCGTTTTTTACATTCTACCTTTCTATTTTATATTTCGTTCCTCCTCTACCTATCAAGTAGTTTCGGGAATCGTGATGATCGCTGTATTTTTTGTTTGTTATGTACTTTCTTTTGTTTCTAAGGGCTGGCTGGTTTATTTCTGGACGAGTGTTCAAATTCTAGTTTCTATAACGATGACACTTTTCTTCGGATATATGTATTTTGCGCTTTTTTTAGCCTTCTTTATTGGGAACATACAGAATCGAGTGGGATTCTTCACACTGTACTCTATTCATCTGTTAACTACGATCATTACAATCAATTATGAGCTGCTCTCGCGTAATTCCGTGTTTATTAGTCAGCTTCCGTTCGTGCTTGTTAGTATGATTGCAGTGATTCTACTCCCAATCAATACTTATAACCGAAATAATCAAGAGAAGCTGCAAGACCAATTGGAGGATGCGAATAAGCGGATATCCGATCTCGTTAAGATTGAAGAACGTCAACGGATTTCGCGAGATCTTCATGATACATTAGGTCAGAAGCTTTCATTAATTGGTCTTAAGAGTGATTTGGCAGGAAAGCTAATCGACTCTAATCCTTCGCAAGCAAAAGCCGAGATCAATGATGTACGACAGACGGCGAGAAGTGCGCTGAAGGAGGTTCGTGAAATGGTTACGCGAATGCGTGGCATTCGGCTTGAAGATGAACTGATTCATATTCAGCAGTTCCTTGCGGCTGCGGAGATTGATTATATGCTGGAGGGGAACCCGAAGCTAACAAACACCTCATTGATTACGGAGAATGTACTCAGCATGTGTATAAAGGAAGCTGTCACTAATGTTGTGAAGCATAGTGGGGCCAAGTCATGCTCTATTCTGATTGAACCCTCTCGGACGGATCTAGTCATTAAAGTGAAAGATGATGGGACCGGGATACCCGGGAATGATCTTTATTTCAAAGGTCACGGGCTGCAAGGCATGAGAGAGCGTCTTGAATTTGTAAATGGCTGTATGGATATCGTGAGAGATGGCGGTACTACAATTGTGATTAAAGTACCCAATGCATTCCATCATCAGGAACAGGAGGTCATCCTATAA
- a CDS encoding response regulator transcription factor has translation MIKIVIAEDQRMLLGALASLLDLEEDMKVVGRASNGEEAVAMVQQLKPDICIMDIEMPAMSGLDAAEALKNSGCKTMILTTFARAGYFERALKAGVHAYLLKDSPSEELALSIRNVMAGRRMYAPELMDEAYSGEVNPLTQREKEVLGLIADGKNTKEIASELYITTGTVRNYISVILDKLDVGNRIEAITRFKEKGWFK, from the coding sequence ATGATTAAAATTGTAATCGCTGAGGATCAACGAATGCTCCTCGGGGCGCTGGCTTCTTTGCTCGATTTAGAAGAGGATATGAAGGTCGTGGGCCGGGCTAGCAATGGGGAAGAAGCTGTAGCAATGGTTCAGCAGCTTAAACCGGATATCTGTATTATGGATATTGAGATGCCGGCGATGAGTGGTCTCGACGCTGCAGAAGCCCTGAAGAATAGCGGCTGCAAAACGATGATATTAACGACCTTTGCTCGGGCGGGATATTTCGAACGTGCGCTCAAGGCGGGTGTTCACGCTTATTTGCTGAAGGACAGTCCCAGCGAAGAGCTTGCACTCTCTATCCGTAATGTAATGGCAGGCAGACGCATGTATGCACCGGAGCTGATGGATGAAGCCTACAGCGGTGAAGTGAATCCATTGACTCAACGAGAGAAGGAAGTACTGGGACTGATTGCCGACGGTAAAAATACGAAAGAAATCGCAAGCGAGCTGTACATTACCACTGGTACGGTACGGAACTACATCTCGGTTATCCTCGATAAGCTGGACGTGGGCAATCGCATTGAAGCGATCACTCGGTTTAAGGAAAAAGGCTGGTTTAAATGA
- the asd gene encoding aspartate-semialdehyde dehydrogenase, translated as MSRKLRAGIVGGTGMVGQRFIALLENHPWFEVTAIAASTRSAGKTYEESAKGRWKLSTPMPENVKNIMVQDASKVEEVAADVDLIFCAVDMKKDEIKALEEAYARTGTPVISNNSAHRWTPDVPMVIPELNPEHLEVIAQQRKRLGTETGFIAVKPNCSIQSYVPALHALKEFNPSKVVVTTYQAISGAGKTFVDWPEMLDNVIPYIGGEEEKSEQEPLRIWGSVQEEGIVKSEAPTITSQCIRVPVADGHMAAVFVSFEKKPSKEEILNLWKSFKGRPQELELPSAPKQFITYFEEENRPQTQLDRDIEKGMGVSTGRLREDAIYDYKFVGLSHNTLRGAAGGAVLIAELLKAEGYIQPK; from the coding sequence ATGTCAAGAAAGCTAAGAGCCGGCATAGTTGGCGGCACAGGTATGGTAGGTCAACGTTTTATTGCCCTTCTAGAGAATCATCCTTGGTTTGAAGTAACTGCGATTGCTGCCAGTACGAGATCTGCTGGGAAAACGTATGAAGAATCGGCCAAGGGCAGATGGAAGCTATCCACTCCAATGCCTGAGAACGTGAAGAATATTATGGTTCAAGACGCTTCTAAGGTAGAGGAAGTAGCTGCGGATGTAGATCTGATCTTTTGCGCAGTAGATATGAAAAAAGATGAGATTAAAGCGCTCGAAGAAGCTTATGCTCGTACTGGTACTCCAGTAATCTCCAACAACTCAGCGCATCGCTGGACGCCTGACGTGCCTATGGTCATTCCTGAGCTTAACCCAGAGCATCTTGAGGTTATTGCACAGCAAAGAAAACGTTTGGGAACAGAAACAGGTTTCATTGCGGTTAAACCTAACTGCTCCATTCAAAGTTATGTACCTGCACTTCATGCGCTTAAAGAATTCAACCCATCTAAAGTCGTAGTCACAACTTACCAAGCGATTTCAGGTGCGGGCAAGACTTTTGTAGACTGGCCTGAAATGCTGGACAACGTAATTCCTTACATTGGTGGCGAAGAAGAGAAGAGCGAACAAGAGCCTTTGCGGATTTGGGGAAGTGTTCAAGAGGAAGGCATCGTAAAAAGTGAAGCGCCGACCATTACTTCGCAGTGTATCCGTGTACCTGTAGCTGATGGGCATATGGCTGCTGTATTTGTTTCTTTTGAGAAAAAACCTTCTAAAGAGGAGATTCTGAATCTCTGGAAGAGCTTTAAAGGACGTCCTCAAGAGCTTGAACTGCCTAGCGCACCTAAACAGTTTATTACCTATTTCGAAGAGGAGAACCGTCCACAGACCCAACTGGATCGTGATATTGAGAAGGGTATGGGCGTATCGACGGGCAGACTTCGCGAAGATGCCATCTATGATTACAAATTCGTAGGTCTCTCCCATAACACCCTGCGTGGAGCAGCTGGCGGTGCCGTGTTGATCGCCGAGCTTCTGAAAGCTGAAGGTTATATTCAGCCTAAATAG
- a CDS encoding DUF3934 family protein yields MGAKSKGGGTGRGTGSKGWTRWNKTAKPVKPAKGAPTTGPGAKDASGSKGNNVKKSGSTK; encoded by the coding sequence ATGGGTGCAAAAAGTAAAGGTGGCGGCACGGGCAGAGGTACGGGGAGTAAAGGCTGGACACGCTGGAACAAAACAGCAAAGCCAGTTAAACCTGCAAAAGGTGCTCCAACCACGGGTCCAGGCGCTAAAGATGCAAGTGGAAGCAAGGGCAATAACGTGAAAAAAAGCGGAAGCACGAAATAG
- a CDS encoding pseudouridine synthase: MRIDKYISETGFCSRRETKRLIAAGRIAVNGIVCDANILIEPEDIVWIDGEPITSSKGEPVYLALNKPIGITCTAAPNVAGNIIDFVGYPSRIFAIGRLDKNSEGLILLTNDGDIVNKMMRSENGHEKEYVVTVDKPVTSEFLQGMSSGVNILGVTTKPCEVYRITDYEFRIILTQGLNLQIRRMCKELGYRVLKLERIRIMNITLDSLERGQWRHLSGEELSELISRLN, from the coding sequence GTGAGAATCGATAAATATATAAGTGAGACAGGCTTCTGCTCCAGAAGGGAAACGAAACGACTCATTGCCGCAGGCCGAATCGCTGTTAATGGCATCGTCTGTGACGCAAATATTCTTATAGAGCCAGAGGATATCGTATGGATCGATGGAGAGCCCATAACAAGCAGTAAAGGGGAGCCGGTATACCTCGCGTTGAATAAACCGATAGGCATCACCTGTACAGCTGCCCCAAATGTAGCTGGGAATATTATAGATTTTGTAGGTTATCCCTCACGAATCTTTGCGATCGGTAGATTAGATAAAAACTCAGAAGGCCTCATTTTGTTAACCAACGATGGAGATATCGTAAACAAAATGATGCGTTCTGAAAATGGGCATGAAAAAGAATACGTAGTTACTGTGGATAAGCCAGTGACGTCAGAATTCTTACAAGGGATGTCCAGCGGTGTAAACATACTTGGAGTCACAACTAAACCTTGCGAGGTTTATCGGATCACTGATTATGAGTTTAGAATTATCCTAACTCAAGGCCTAAATCTACAAATACGTAGAATGTGCAAGGAGTTAGGATATAGAGTACTAAAGCTAGAGCGCATAAGAATTATGAATATTACGCTTGATAGTTTAGAGCGAGGACAATGGCGGCATTTGAGCGGTGAAGAGCTGAGTGAGCTTATATCCCGCTTAAATTAA
- the thiE gene encoding thiamine phosphate synthase — MKRIDSDKLRDLLKVYFIMGSANCRMSPAKVLKEAVAGGITMFQFREKGTGALTAQVRFNLGRRLQKICHANGVPFIVNDDIDLAIALDADGIHVGQDDTPALAIRQLLGEDKIVGVSAHSLAEAQQAIADGADYLGIGPIYPTSSKEDAQAVRGTSVIEEIRNSGITIPLVGIGGITVHNAAPVLAAGADGISVISAIAGAEDITLAAREFVHEVNLSGI; from the coding sequence ATGAAGCGAATCGACAGTGATAAACTGCGGGATCTTTTAAAAGTCTATTTCATCATGGGCAGCGCGAATTGTCGTATGTCCCCAGCCAAGGTACTAAAAGAAGCCGTCGCAGGAGGCATAACGATGTTCCAATTTCGTGAAAAAGGAACAGGGGCATTAACTGCCCAAGTTAGATTTAATTTAGGAAGACGGCTCCAAAAGATATGTCATGCTAACGGAGTCCCTTTTATCGTTAATGACGATATTGATTTGGCTATCGCCCTTGATGCGGACGGCATTCATGTAGGACAAGATGACACCCCTGCGCTAGCGATTAGGCAGCTGCTTGGGGAGGATAAGATCGTTGGTGTGTCCGCTCATTCGCTTGCTGAAGCTCAGCAGGCGATCGCGGATGGAGCCGATTATCTGGGCATTGGTCCTATTTATCCTACCTCTTCCAAGGAGGACGCCCAAGCTGTTCGAGGCACATCAGTTATTGAGGAAATACGAAACAGCGGCATTACGATTCCTTTAGTAGGCATAGGTGGGATCACGGTGCACAATGCAGCACCAGTATTAGCTGCAGGTGCGGACGGTATCTCCGTTATCTCAGCTATTGCGGGTGCTGAAGACATCACCTTGGCAGCCAGAGAATTTGTTCACGAAGTTAATTTAAGCGGGATATAA
- the thiD gene encoding bifunctional hydroxymethylpyrimidine kinase/phosphomethylpyrimidine kinase has protein sequence MIISKALTIAGSDSGGGAGIQADLKTFQELSVYGMSALTAVTAQNTLGVQGVYPLTLEAITQQLDSIGLDLKPDAVKTGMLFNSDIIRIVAEKIQQYGWRNLVVDPVMVAKGGSTLLQQEAVQSLINHLLPLALVTTPNIPEAEMITNKSITTIDERKEAAEIILAMGSNYVVLKGGHDTSTKVVVDLLYDGHEFIFMESQRVQTRHTHGTGCTYSAAVTAELAKGKSVPEAIHTAKAFIQAAIEDELGIGAGHGPTNHCAYQNRLRGMNNEANRQ, from the coding sequence ATGATAATATCCAAAGCTTTAACCATAGCCGGCTCGGATAGCGGCGGTGGTGCTGGAATTCAGGCAGATCTAAAAACCTTTCAAGAACTTTCTGTATATGGCATGTCCGCACTTACGGCTGTGACAGCCCAGAACACACTAGGAGTTCAAGGTGTATATCCGTTGACACTGGAAGCTATTACTCAGCAGCTTGATTCCATTGGACTTGATCTGAAGCCGGATGCTGTGAAGACCGGGATGCTTTTTAACAGTGACATCATACGTATCGTAGCAGAGAAGATCCAGCAATACGGCTGGCGTAATCTTGTAGTTGATCCTGTAATGGTTGCTAAAGGTGGTTCCACGCTGCTACAACAAGAAGCTGTTCAGTCCTTAATCAATCATCTCCTCCCGCTAGCATTAGTGACGACTCCCAATATTCCAGAGGCCGAAATGATTACAAACAAAAGCATCACCACAATCGACGAACGTAAAGAAGCGGCTGAAATCATTCTTGCCATGGGCTCTAACTATGTAGTGCTTAAAGGCGGGCATGATACCTCGACTAAGGTAGTTGTAGATCTCCTATATGATGGTCACGAGTTCATCTTTATGGAGAGTCAACGAGTTCAGACCAGACACACTCACGGTACAGGCTGCACTTATTCAGCAGCTGTTACCGCCGAGCTTGCCAAGGGTAAATCTGTTCCTGAAGCTATACACACAGCTAAGGCTTTTATACAAGCGGCGATTGAAGACGAGCTGGGCATAGGGGCAGGACATGGGCCTACGAATCATTGTGCTTATCAGAATAGATTGCGAGGGATGAACAATGAAGCGAATCGACAGTGA
- the thiM gene encoding hydroxyethylthiazole kinase, which translates to MSYLSKVRESNPLVHNITNIVVANFSANGLLALGASPFMADAHEEVVDIAAFSAAVVLNIGTLNDYAIQSMVLAGQSANKHGVPLVLDPVGAGATSYRTSVTQKLVNEMQITALRGNVAEVANVIGESWSIKGVDAGEGDGDVVVLAETAARKLGCVVIITGKDDVITNGERTFIASNGHPILTKVTGTGCLLSAVVGAFLAVSEGASLEAAVEALSFYGVAAEIAAELTAGQGPGSFQIEFLNQLSLVIPETYKEKSFIKQLR; encoded by the coding sequence ATGAGTTATCTATCCAAAGTACGGGAATCCAATCCACTGGTCCACAATATCACCAACATCGTGGTAGCCAATTTCTCAGCAAACGGTCTTTTGGCGCTCGGTGCCTCCCCCTTTATGGCGGATGCTCACGAGGAAGTGGTAGATATCGCCGCATTTTCGGCTGCCGTTGTTCTAAATATCGGCACACTGAATGACTACGCCATTCAATCCATGGTGCTCGCAGGACAATCTGCGAATAAACATGGCGTTCCCTTAGTTCTTGATCCAGTAGGTGCGGGAGCAACTTCTTATCGAACCTCTGTCACACAAAAGCTCGTAAATGAGATGCAAATTACCGCTCTACGTGGCAACGTGGCTGAAGTCGCGAATGTAATTGGTGAGAGCTGGTCTATTAAAGGTGTGGATGCTGGCGAAGGGGATGGCGATGTAGTCGTCTTGGCTGAGACTGCCGCGCGGAAGTTAGGTTGTGTAGTTATCATCACTGGAAAAGACGATGTGATCACCAATGGAGAAAGAACCTTTATCGCCAGCAACGGTCACCCCATCCTAACCAAGGTTACTGGAACTGGCTGCTTGCTCAGCGCTGTCGTGGGTGCCTTTCTAGCGGTAAGTGAAGGAGCATCTCTTGAGGCCGCAGTGGAAGCTCTCTCCTTCTACGGAGTGGCTGCTGAAATCGCCGCTGAACTAACCGCTGGTCAAGGTCCGGGGAGCTTTCAAATCGAGTTTCTGAATCAATTGAGTTTGGTCATACCTGAAACTTATAAAGAAAAATCATTCATTAAGCAACTCAGATAA